The following nucleotide sequence is from Salvia splendens isolate huo1 chromosome 2, SspV2, whole genome shotgun sequence.
AAAGTGAGTCTCTCTCACATACAACAATCAGGTACACTAGATAGAGAGTAATTAAACACTCTTATTGTCTCAACTAAATGCAGAGCAAACCATTATTAAGTTGGAAATGACATGATTAATTCAAGGTTTGGCAAGGTGGTGAGTCTCAATAGATTTGGTGAGGTCAATGAACAATGAGAGAATAGAAATGGGATGCTCCACATCTTCATTAAGCATCTCATATTCCATGGTGCATGTCACCAAATCAATGCCACCATTTGTCTCTACGTGCATAGTGATAATGAAATCTTTATAAAGCTCCATCAAGTCCCCTTCAATCACCTTAAATTGAATCAGTTTTTTCTCTTCATCAATCAATTGGATCACTTCTTTTGCTTTCTTCACTTTTCCATCTGCACATCACACACAATGTTTTTATCTTTATTGGTAGGATTCCTTATAAAGGGAAAGATAACTTAATACTCTATCGGTCTCATGTTAGTCgcacttttctttttagacCGTAAATCTGtgagtgtaattaaattagtattttaagtgtaatgagacattaCTTAATAAAGAAAcacttaattaactctaatatataaattaaatatcctAATTATAACTTAAAATAGAAAACGTTAATAGTTTGGGACAAGTAACaataacatgggacggaggaatACTGGTTTTATAGGTGTGAAATAGTAGTTAGTTCTTTACTAAGTTGACGTTGGGGTTAAAAATGCTTTAAAAATTAGGTCATTTTATCTGAAATTTAGTATGTATATTGTGAATAAATAAAGATGCACATGGAATTCTAATTAATAGCTTATTATAATGATGATGTAGCAGAGACACATAAATACATACCATGGATGTATTCCCAGCATATGATAGAACCAACATGACCAAATTCACCCTCATGAAGATCACATCCTTTAACTATTTCAGGGCTAATTGTGGAAATATCATGTGGTTTGTGCCTGAAAAGTTCATGGAATACATCTCCACCAGCTTTGAACTCTATTGCTGCAACCAATTTTCCATGTAATCCCATCTCAAGTAATTATATTATcaataaatatatgtaaatttaattgaagtggagagaatgtggagagaaTGGTACTGAGATATTCTTTGCAATCTTCCCTTTTTATAGGCGATGATCACGGATCGTTATTATCCCAATtgtaatattttattctaaGTTTCTCAatcttatttataatttatataaacatATTAATTTCTATATTCGGACTGGGCACATGGCTAATGGGGTCTTGtaaagtttattttattattttatggttATACATAATGTatcattattataataattgttaaaataattattgatcATTTAGATTCGACAGGCCATATCTATATGATGTCATGAATGAGATACGCTGagattttttaaatctttaaatCTGAATGTATTCATagattttatttacaaaaaaattaatcaatcaTTCCCACATATCTCTGTCATTTTTAAAAACTTTAAATCAATATTATTCattgatttatttataaaaaaattaatcaatcaTTCTCCCCATATCTCTCGATTTGATATAGAATCATTATCTAGTCTTTTTACAACTAAATTGATAGAAAAATAGAATGATGACATTTATCTAGTCTTTTTAAAAGTGAATTGATGAAAAATAGAATGCTGAATACAAAAGacaaatgcaaaaaataaaagactgaaataataaaaacaaaattgtattgtgagcatccgcaacgcatcTCGCGGGTGTCTTTTATCTTGTCCATCCAAGACGAGACggacgcgggacgcgttgcagcgtcccgtctcgtcaccatcccgccgagacggatggcgagccgtctcgccacgcgcccgcgctggcgccacgcgtgacgctcactcgccagccagcgagtgggcttcgtcacgctgacgcaataaattattttttaaaaaattgaattttataaaaaaataaaaaattaaactataatattaccgttttcgaccattttttctttttttattttttatttttttactctataaatactcctatttcatcctcattacataaacaaacacacatctattcttcccaaatcatctccatttcctctccaattttcatctaacctctccaattttcatcacaaaatgcccggcgacggaaactctggaggtggcggctccggcaggtttgacatcaacgcgtttggcgactggggggcatgtacaatgtattgggtggttcgggttccggttcgtcgacgccaggcacccaaggctcgtcgacgctggcggggtaccaaccaccccattttgatgtggaggCATATGGCTTGTTCTTCCGCctcgaggtattcgcagggattatcccaaattagggaggattattcggatgaacccactccggaaggaggacgaggcggtggaagctccagggcattcgacggcgtggaggaagaggcggaggcagccgaggaggaggaggatgtaggccgacatccgtacagccgcaaggacacgatggctgtgtacaacgtctagattagcgtctcgtacgatcccatcgtcgggaatcaacaaacccggaagtacttctgggaaaaggtcatcgaggcctacaacgagattaagccgaaggggtcccgccgctgCACATtgatgtaacacccgtactttttaaagtaCTTATTTAAAATATGTCGTGAATTAGTTAAAATGAATTTTTGTCgtcatgctatgcttctcgttatttttttttgtaatggaGTATAGTATTTATGTGCTTGGTGTGAAATGAGACGTCTCTTTTATTTAGATGATGAAGGTTACTACGAGACGTGTTTGAAAGTCTCGTTGAAGTAATGACGTTGATGTTCCTACTTGGCATGATTGAATGAGATGGTTGAGATGGATTTTATAGTACTTGGCGCGTTTAAATCAAGAATCAGATGAGGAAttaatatttggaacaacaccaaatattaatTGTTGCGATGGGCTGTTTTTTTGGCCTcttcttttatttcttgttgGGCTCATTCCTTTTGAGTGGGAGAATTAAGGTGGGCTGGGATTTTAATTTAGTGTTGggccaaataaattaaatccttGGACGGCAGTTAAGTTAAAATACGTGGGGCTGCCAGAATAAATTTGGGATTTTTTCGATATCGTGGAGAAAATACGAagagccaacggaggaagtattggtgtaagcggccgaccggcgtcgcacgcgacgccttgggcggccgccgaataatcgaaatgcacgaaaaccgagaaacgagataaaagactttaattagagtgcatgcattctaaatgttttctttcttgagattgatgtatactttaattttctcaaaaggtggttcgcacgctcgttaaagtcggatcgagaagCTTGTTAAGGAAAttactaagcttttgaggtgggctctattgcttaaactcttttatttgcaatgatatgtatatggtgagataagggtggtttaaatgttatgtcatgtcgtattttgttttgaatttcctatctgattgtctactaggataatgtcctactagactttgatggttaacgaattcaggtctaactagggtctaagccctacttaggctagtgcactgatgggtatcgtgagccgtcctttgggtCGGCCgatccagtgatcgagttttgTGGCCACATTTTCAtatcacatgatggttcagatatggtacatgatggaggatgatgatgatgatgggctgCACAGTCATgctttacgatggaaatgattttagtgtttctcggtattttttttaaaagtaaaacccgagtttcactcaatgatggcttgacataactttattggtAAAATGTATTTtaggcatgagttcactgagtgcatcaagtactcagcccctgcatgtgttttccctatgtgcaggttgagcgttgacgaggacgggggatgttgagcatttggacaaagaccgTATTCCataaatgttccggttgctattgtgtcttcatacatagtagtagctaactctcaaatacttccgctatgccaagttttaaAACTCTTATGTTTTCCTTAATCTGTTGGACTATTTCCCTACGAACTTTGTTGCTTCGTGAGTTCAGCctataatttggtaataaagtttcatcttttgatctacatgtcgtacctcttgattttttcccctttcttccccgcttcttaattcccccattagtcgcgacccaccgtactttctatccttaggaagtgcggtcgtgacaattgaAGAtcctccgcgctcactttgaccgagtcgacagataggtcaaaaaattctgcggcatctacaagactgaagcggctcattaccaaagcggagccacgggagccgacattctgagatcggctttgcgagtctatttcgacgacaccggcaaataattcaaacatgtcgatgtttgggaggtcgtcaaagacgaggcaaggtgggtcggcggtgtccagtccagcatgggctcgacctcgaagcgcacggcgggtggccaatactcgtctagtgggggcggttcaggcagcgccacacaagaggttgcctcgcaggaggttgagggcacagCGGACGATGCAGGGGGGTCCTCCTGTGGGCGCCGTCgtccgcaagggaccaaggcgacgaaggcggctagagggaggaggggccgaggcgaatcaagccaggcgggctcccaaGGGCCACCCTCCTCtttaatgtccatgtacttcaccgacACGATGGCGGatacttcccgcatgacgcctgcccaatttcaagcccatcatgccggcattgtgtatctggtgggacaacttggtattccgcctccaccgcctccgggggatgattcgccggtagagaagtttttataatttctataaaattgtattttaaattatgtctttttttatttattttgccacgaatttaattatgtatttttttaggattttagttgtaatttttattttatttaatgaagtggtttttattaattgaatttgttggaaataaaaataaaaaataaaattaaatgaatagttaagggatgagatggtaaAGATACGGATAAGAGATGGGGGGTTGCAGGttttgtctcttagttaagagatggagtgaaaagtacagtggggcccataaatagttaagagatgagacagttaagagacggataagagacagcgttgcgaaTGACCTTATGTTtggtataatttttattattctttcAGTCTTTTATTTTACACATTAGTCTTTTGTACTCATCATTCTATTTTTatcaattcaattttaaaaagacTAGATAAATGTGATCATCATATCTATCAATTTAGTTCTAAAAACACTAGATAATCAACTCCATTACATCCAACTCATATATGGAATTCAAATCTACGTTAATAAGGAAAGTAAATAATATATACTCAATTATCTTTGATTAATATAAATTGATTTTATCCTTTTTAGAATGGACTTTAATTATAGTTTTGATTATTTCCTTCAATCACACATATTCTCTTCTTTCCAACGCTCTCCTCAAGTTGGGTAACAATTTTTTCAATACATAATTAGCCATGATATTCAGTTTGACAAATATTGTAGTTTATACTTCTTCTTTCTTTACTGAAAGTTTAGGGTCAGTTCAAGGAACCTCTACAATGTCATTGACAGGAATGTCAGTTTAGTTCGAACACGATGTGTCTGgcatacttggattttacatggttttagaggatagttttgtatgaatttgatcatatttcgtCTATTAATGggcgtgtttatatctacttctctattatgttggtatgttgacaattttgttaagaatgtgtagaaaaaggtacaaaatatgtggatgtgcagcagccttggttTGAGACAATTTTTTTCAACGATTCTGAAGTCCAATCAGCCCCTATATCATATCAATCTATTCGTCTTTGAAAGatcttcgcgtggatatcttccacgcctcaatcggagttcggTAAAAGAAGCTATGGCCATTATAAGAACACTGCGCCGTCCAGAAACTTTcacgcggccgggtgaattattaccctgtaaattcacccggccgggtacatCAATTCTGCGCTGATAGAGTCAGGAAGTGGTCGAAAATGACCACCTGGCCAGATGAATTTACAGTATATTAATACACTCGGCCGGGTACTGTGTTTTGGCGAATTGTTTTGCTGAAAACACGATTTTTGGGAAAAGAATTAGGAACAAAAGGCTAGGGTTAATTATTATTCGACACCTACCGCCTACGACACTCCCACACACTCCCAAGAACACTTTGAAGAGAGATTTGAAATTGAAGACTACAAATCGAAAGATTGAAGTTTCCATTATATAGATCTATCTCATAGGATCTGAGATatagattatgaattaggtttaggggtatttataggctagaaaaagGGTTAGTCTTGGTtattttcgtgccctacaagaaatgagagagatttggtttcacaatttaataatttattctatTTCCTGAATTTCTGCCCAAATTTCCGTCAGTTTTGACTGCATtcgcaatgttcgtagaatagTCATAAacttctccacagaactccgattgagacgtgcaaggtatccacgcgaagctctttcgaagacgaagagaatggtaaGAATTAATCACTGATTGGACTTAAAAAGCCATGGGAAAATTGTCTTTAACTGAGGCTACTGCACCTTGGCCTTTTTTGCACATTTTTctgtctttttctatcatttatcaacaaacacgtaaAAAGTagcaaatgtataacatatgcaattcaAGAACATAATTTGCTTGATTAATATTTAAAACGAACCAAATCTAGTTcttaaaacatgcaaaatccgtgtttgtcagTGTCGGCCTGATTAACCCCCTAAATGTTTAGGGTTCGAGCCAAAATATCATAACCCAGTAAGGAATCGGGCTAATTGGATCAGCCCAAATGGGCTGTCGGGCTAGGTCCCAAATACTCTCTTCTATTTGTTGTTGATGAATGTACTCGCGTGTCTTAGATATATTTTATAGTTCTCGAACCATTCATTGCTTGTAAACGGGATACCTTGTTGAGATTCGATGGTGCAAACACACAACAAACAGAAAGTAATAGAATCGACACGTGATGTACATGGTTCGGTGATAGAACACCTACATCCATGGAGGAAGAAGAATGATGTATATTGATCTCGCTTACAAAGTGTATCTCTGTCAATGTTGAGCTCCTAAAGCACTCTCAAGATGAGATTACCCTCAATTATGATTCATTACTCACAAAATGCTAACTTAACTTCTCTATGCAAACCTAGGCGTATTATATATACAAAGTGTGTAAAAGTTGAATGGAAAATTCTGTTATAACCGCCTTCCAACTGCTAGTTTCTGCCCAGCTCCACAGACCGAGCTCACTaattgcattatttagttagatatttagggattgcatatcttttccatatcttttgtgttactcattaagttagtatccctATTATAAACAGGGAGTATTTATCATTTACCGGTCTATATTTTTCTGCATTCAAACTCTAGTTTCTCTAGATTGATCGACGAGACTCGGTTTCCTCGCGACTTTCTCCTATTTGTCGACTTGATAAGGGGTTAACCCTTATCAGCCTAGCTCGCATTTTGCTCGGAACAAATTATCCCCTCGTCGTCGGAAAGGTTTGAGATACTTATTGtaaattgaaaataatgaatCTGCCATAACATTTCTCCAATTCGAGACATATTTGGgttgataattatttaatacgaTGAATATGAATTCGACGTGAAATATGGATAATGGGATCGAAGTGAATGACGCCACAATTAAATAGTATGAAAACTTGATTGATAAGTCGATCATCTATTCGAAGACGAGCATGGCTACAAGAATTCGGAAGAGGAGAAACCAAGAGCAAAGCTGATGAAGAACTCGCTAAACTTTATGTTCAATAATCCGCCTCCCTTTTTCTCATGTAACGACCCGCCTTTTATAGACAAAAATATGGAATACCAAATCTAACAAATCCTTCTAATTAGATAATTTAATTAGACATTTTGTTGCTTTATTTTATTGAGGATTATTGGGCTTATTTTTAATGGGTCGAGCAATCCTTCTTTCCGGattttcttgttggttctttcccggatcgcaAAAGAGAGTCGAACTATCTAGGGTCCGTAGAATATAAATTGGGCATATTGTCAATTCATCAAGGaatattgtcacgaccgcccttctagggtataataaatgcggcgatcgcgacttaaacagacttaaatataacaaggaaaataggctagggtttcatcaaggaggtttgaccaacatattaaatgagcaattaagtataaaacaagatgagcacccgggtttaaataatgagttgggccggACATTAATATTCAAGGAAAAgattaagagtttgacattatccaacaagacTTTAAAAATCCAATAACCGAATAAATTCAAGTTCAAGCCCTACAgcaaataagtaaaagaaatatcgcagcggaaaccgaccaagagaaagagtgaagtcatgtgtgaagacacgacaacactcggagtttcaagactATACTATCAATTtgtttaatttgctcaacaccgccaaccgctcgtcaccgctcaacctgcacataaggaaaacacatgcagggctgagtacttataaaaatactcagtggacttatgccgaaaatattttcaataaagatatagtttatcatgccattcgtaagtaaccatcgggatTTAgttttagaaaggcccgaggcactcaaaatcgttcccattgtaaaagtcgactgatcagtcattttcccatagacgttagccatatctgtcaatacatgacaaggaatgtggccgcaaaccaggtcactagaccggccagcccgtacgctagcgcacaatctaccataggtgtacactaatccaagtagggtttgcggccctacgaggacccgaatttgatttaaataatagtggcaaaagtcACATCAGATAgtcacgttaaaacaaatcacggcatgataaacactttaaaccacccttatagctccacaatcatactttttAAACGTAacagagtttagtaaaagagagcccacctcgcttgcttatataTCACAATATACAACTCAACGCAAACcccgttccttgtgctcacgtacgcacgACCACCCTTATCAACACCACAATCCAATCAGCCTTTTATCACAATAAATTAttatgcatgccctatcgtttcTTCCATCGTCTCTTTAATGTACCCATTCCCAAACGTTCATCTACACAAGGGAACACACCATAGTTCACATCAAcgaataacacatcacttcatcatagagtggtTCTTAAACacttatataaatcatgtatatcatttcacataacaacatagttgcttttgtaaagatagaaatctggcagcactgcgatatcattttgtaaaaatcactagaAATTCAcacgacttccgttggggctaaaattttaccacaccgcagtagactcatcaaataacttccagtttaaaaatcatctcaaaataacctttttaggtcggtcaaatagaaaacgtaactcactggtcgagaaaacagtttctggcagaaatgcgcagtcaatttcaaaaattcaccaaaaattcatctttcatccaaataggttgaaattcacacacaacatagaagacaccaTGAAGTTTACTTAGAAATATGAATCGTACAAAAAGGAGTTTATTTTGTCGGTCAAAAAAgtgtcggaatctactgtccgaactcacagtttttcatgtttcaaaattcgaattagggttttatccccattcattcaaacacaacattttcatgctttgaacacacaaacatgcttaaaagagtcctcacactcatgttttcataaaatcgcacatcattcaccaatgatttatttagacttcacgaaattgcattcaaaacgcatacacacatacaaatgcaaattccccaccgattaaatccttagattttaaatccctacactcactagatgcatgagggagtcaaaagaatgtttggatggagaggaatgaagaatagaggtttgattgtacctttcttgaacgaaacaatcggtgaaaacgaatataactcttgattcttcaacaaactcttggcgaatcgaaaggatcttgagtagagtagaagtaCAAGGGGAGAGGATTGGAGAAGGGGAGATGGGCGTATGAGAGGGAGTGTAGGCGTGTGTTTTTGGGGGGGCTAGGTTTAGGTTTAGGTTTAGGTTTTAGTTTAGTCTTTCATTTATAGAATTTAGGAATAGAATATTCACCATTAAATCAATGATTTGGGGGAAATAATTAGAGGAGGATTTGGGGAGATTTGATGGGGATGATTGGCGTGAAATATGAGGGAGAATAaggaggattttcgaaaatcatgggctatttaattagcctatgattttatttggtatttcacggagtagaataaaataatacggagcaggaaaattaaataaaatcctcCCACAATATGGAAATAGGCATGTGATTTAattctcccacaaggaataatttccaaatctttaataaattaaGGTAAGGTAAGATTTgataggatattccaattaaatcatggaaagaaatatataagggatcaaaatgaataatgaataatCCACACCTCCCAAAAAttgggagatttcgaaatctccatggACAAGTCATAGGGGTCGAAGTTTCCATGgaggaaataaagaataattggctttggatttaattggataattatcccaagcaaataattaaatccaaaaaaaatagaattcctctccaataattcatagtggtcgaaaattccaaaaatgggTAAGGTACtgttgatgatcctatttaatactcactccccaaaataaaatataattcacggctatatatatatttcattccgcgtcaattaattaaagccacgtcataaaatcaacaattttgactcggtcaaatcaaaattaggtcaccaaaggaatcacataacaattcgtcatttaattcgcgacattaaagaaattaaagaaatcgtcttagggttcgaaaattagggttcgaaaagtggggcattacatcctaccactcttaaaagaaatttcgtcccgaaatttgatacTCTCATGGGAAGAGTTTTGGGTACAGTTTCATCATCTTGTTctcaagctcccacgtggcttcttcgtgcccgtggtttctccacaGTTCTTTTACGCAAGCAAAAGACTTATTTCTCAAATTATGAACCTTTCGGTCCATGAtcatttggggtctctcctcgtagctcaagtcggAATTCAACGTAACTTATTCgtaatgaatcacatgctttggGTCGAACATGTATTTCCGCAACTGTGATATGTGAAAGACGTTATGCACATTTCCGAGACTTGGTGGTAGCGCCAGTCGGTACGCAACGGGTCCTACTCCTTGTAGAATTTCATGAGGCCCGATAAATCGCGGTTTCAACTTTCCCTTaacaccaaaacgcgttattTCTCTCGACGGTGATACTTTGAGGAAAGCTTTGTCGCTGGCTTGAAATTGCAAGTCAGTTTGTCGGACATCCGCGCACGACTTTTGTCGGtcctgagcttctttgatctttTCACGAACTTGTCGAACAATTTTAATCATGTCTTTAACTGCATTAGGTCCAAGTGCTCTTCattcgccaacttcgtcccaatagagcggcaatctacactttcttccatacaaggcttcgtacggcgcTATGGTTATCCTTgcttggaaactgttgttgtaagtGAATTCGATCAGCGGTAGCACTGATTCCCAACTTCCTCCGCGGTCGAGCACCACGGTtctcaacatgtcctcgagagtttggatcgccCCCTCGGATTGTCCATCGGTCTGCGGGTGAAGCGTCGTGCTAAAATTCAATCGAGTTCCAAGCTCGCGTCGcagactcatccaaaatcttgaagtgaatttcgggtcacggtcggacgtgattgtcactgggactccatgtagtcgcactatttcctttatgtagatctgagctaGCTTGCTCGATCCATGCTTACgggaatcggtatgaaatgcACACACTTGGTGAGTCAGTCTATAATCACCCATATAGCATAGTTCCCCtttttgcgtctttggcaatgcTGTCGCAAAATCCATGGCGACGTGCTCCCATTCccactcgggaatttctagtggttgcaactttctGTACGGTCGtcgatgtagagccttcacttgctggcaggctaagcagcgctccacaaatgccgcgATGTCACTCtccataccattccaccaaaaggactttttcaagtcttgatacatctccGTGCTTCCTGGGTGAGCGGTGTATtgagtctcatgagcttcactcatgatctcgttctTGAGTTCCACGTTGTTTGGTACGCACAGTCTCCCTTCAAAAGTGAGGGCGTTGTCGGATTCCTCACTAAAACTTCCAGATTTGTCAGTTCTCACTTTAGTTCGAAATTTTCCAAGTTTCGTATCCATTCGTTGTACTGCAACGATTCTCGTTCTTAGATTAGGTTCAACCATTAAAGTGGCGATTCGTGCTTCCATTGTTTCTGGTGCTCTCACCACTAccaagcgcatcttactgaactcgcGGACCAAGCTTTCTTCTTTCGTGAGAAAAGTGGCTAGTTGGGAATGACCCTCctggctcaaggcatctgccactacatttgccttgccaaggtggtagttgatgccacaatcgtagtccttcaccaattcgagccatcttcgttgtcgcatgtttaaatccttttgctcgaagaaatatttcaggcttttgtggtccctaaagatctcacatcgaactccgtagagatgatgtctccaaatctttaaggcgtgtaccactgctgctaactccaagtcgtgggttggatagttcaactggtgtggc
It contains:
- the LOC121769183 gene encoding kirola-like; the encoded protein is MGLHGKLVAAIEFKAGGDVFHELFRHKPHDISTISPEIVKGCDLHEGEFGHVGSIICWEYIHDGKVKKAKEVIQLIDEEKKLIQFKVIEGDLMELYKDFIITMHVETNGGIDLVTCTMEYEMLNEDVEHPISILSLFIDLTKSIETHHLAKP